From the genome of Sphingobacterium sp. UGAL515B_05:
ACCGCGTGATGGTACTTTCGCATAAATATTTTGATGGTAAGGTATTAAAAGGTTCGGCACTGACAACGGTAGACCAAGCGGTATTGGATGAATTAAAAGCATACCCGGCTTCTATTAAATCGTCTTTAGAACAATTCCGCTTCCGCGAAGCTTTGGCAGAGTTCATGAATGTTGCTCGTCTTGGCAACAAATATCTTGCGGACGAGGAGCCATGGAAAATTATTAAAACGGATGAAGAACGCGTCAAAACCATTTTAAATGTAGCGGCACAGATTGTTGCTAACCTTGCTGTTCTTGCACAGCCGTTTTTACCGAAAACAGCGATCAAATTATTTGAAATGCTCAATTTCCCACAAGGGAACTGGAATGACGCAGGTTCAGATGCTTTAATTCAAGACAACCATCAATTGGGTGAAGTACAATTGTTATTTGACAAAATAACTGACGAACAAGTCGACTTCCAATTGAATAAGCTTGCCGAAGCAAAAGCAAAAAATCTAGCTGATAATGCAAAAGTTGCTCCTGCGAAAGAAAACATCAGTTTTGACGATTTTGTTAAAATGGATATCCGCGTCGGAACGATTACAGCAGCCGAAAAAGTTGCGAAAACAAAAAAATTGTTGAAATTAACAATCGATACTGGTATTGATACACGCACAGTCGTTTCGGGCATCGCAGAGTTCTTTAGTCCGGAAGAGATCGTAGGTCGTCAGGTATCCATCCTGGTCAATCTTGAGCCTCGCGAAATAAAAGGAATTATGTCACAGGGCATGATTCTTATGGCCGAAGATGCAGATGGTCGATTGGATTTCGTTAAACCCGACACCGCAATTAAAGTAGGAAGCACAGTACGTTAATAGAAAACGTGCATTCCTTTTATAAAAAAAAGCCTGTTCATACGAACAGGCTTTTTTGGTTTATCATTGTAACCGGCTAAAAGAATATGCTCTGCATACGCTTTTTAAATTCCTTATCATCCAGATAATCATAAACGGTCTCTTTCAATTTTTTGAGGACTTCTGTTCTCGATTCTGCCACAACTTTTTTCTTTTTGGTCAGCACATTTGAAACCGGGGCGTTTGTGATCTCGACCTTTGTCGCAAACATATTTACATTCATACTAGGAATGGATACCCCCATCACCAGGCCAGGGAGACCGTGTATAAGTTCAGGACCACCGGAGACAGGTATTTGTCCCGCAAAAAAGGCAACCACATAGACCGAATCTTGGATGATTCCATTGGCTCTTCTGCAGTCATATCCCGCGATATTGCGGTATTCGTCAGTATACTTCCACTTTACTGTAGGCAAAGAATCTTTGAGCAAGAGCTGATCATCTCCGAAAGGGAGTAGTTTTAGGAATTCCTGATTTTGAAAATTAATATATGTTTTTGAATCCGGAAGAATAGAATTATATCTGGTCACATTACGGTAAGTCGCAGGATAGTCTTCCTGAACTGTCTCAAACAAGGTTTCATTATCGTAAAATTTCAGAATATGATGGGTCACAACCTCCGTAGGACCATTTTTTACGGCATTGTCGACCATCAGCTTATCCCAGGTATCCAAGTCCGGCTTGCTCAGATAATTCCGTTTTAAAAAGTTCTGTACATGAAACTTCCGTTCATAAGTCACTATTCCACTACTGGGGAAATAGGCATGCTGTGCCTGTGCTGTACTCATGCACAGCAATAATACCCAAATCATCAACTTCATAGACTTACTCATTTGGCATCTCCTTTCATTGTTGTAAAATTGTAGATTACTTTTAGCATTCCATAACGACGTAATACAGTGTTGCTTGTCTGGATAAATGACGTTCCGTTTTGATAACGATATACGCCGTTATTTTTATTTAGGATATCATTGACAAATACCTG
Proteins encoded in this window:
- a CDS encoding GLPGLI family protein, which codes for MKLMIWVLLLCMSTAQAQHAYFPSSGIVTYERKFHVQNFLKRNYLSKPDLDTWDKLMVDNAVKNGPTEVVTHHILKFYDNETLFETVQEDYPATYRNVTRYNSILPDSKTYINFQNQEFLKLLPFGDDQLLLKDSLPTVKWKYTDEYRNIAGYDCRRANGIIQDSVYVVAFFAGQIPVSGGPELIHGLPGLVMGVSIPSMNVNMFATKVEITNAPVSNVLTKKKKVVAESRTEVLKKLKETVYDYLDDKEFKKRMQSIFF